In Lolium rigidum isolate FL_2022 chromosome 7, APGP_CSIRO_Lrig_0.1, whole genome shotgun sequence, the DNA window GGGCTCTACATCTGAAGCACTGAGCCAAGAAGAGAAGCTGTCTGCTGTGGGGGGATTTTCACCATCCAAGGGGAGCCGCTTCTCTTGGTCACCAGATTCTGGAGAGGCGTATGCACAGGAAGGTCTAGCACGGTTGGATGTCAGATCACCTGACAGGCTAGCAGGGGACCTGCACTTCCTGGATGAAACAATCACACTGACACCGGAGGAACTGTCAAGGGCGCCAGCTGAAGTACTTGGGAGGAGCAGTCATGGAACTTCATACAGGGCAACATTGGAAAATGGTGTATTCTTGACAGTGAAGTGGCTGAGAGAAGGTGTCGCGAGGCCCAAGAAAGAGTTTACGAAAGAGGCCAAAAAGTTTGCGAACATCCGGCATCCTAATGTGGTTGGCTTGCGTGGATACTACTGGGGCCCAACACCACATGAGAAACTGATCTTGTCAGATTATGTTTCTCCAGGAAGTCTTGCTAGCTTTTTGTACGGTAATGTCTCAATTCACTGATTTCAAATTTCCGCAGATGCATTAATCTGATAAAAAGTTCGCGCACACAAACCTCATTCtgtatacttaaccagccattaaTTCAACTGTCATATATCCATGTATCTGAGCAGATCGACCGGGAAGGAGAGGTCCTCCACTGACCTGGGCCCAGCGTCTCAAGATCGCGGTTGATGTGGCACGCGGCCTGAATTATCTCCATTTTGACCGTGCAATGCCTCATGGGAACCTCAAGGCCACCAACATCTTGCTGGACGGTCTTGACCTCAATGCTCGTGTCGCTGACTACTGCTTGCACCGCCTGATGACCCAGGCTGGTGTTGTCGAGCAGATCCTTGACCTAGGCGTGCTGGGCTACCGTGCCCCGGAGCTGGCGGCATCCAAGAAGCCATCCCCCTCATTCAAGTCTGACGTCTATGCCTTTGGTGTTGCCCTGCTAGAGCTCCTGACCGGCAGGTGTGCGGGTGATGTCATCTCGGGGCCAGAAGGCAGTGTCGACCTCACTGATTGGGTCCGGCTGCGGGTGGCGGAAGGCCGGGGATCGGAGTGTTTTGACCCAGCCATGGCTTCAGATTCGGAGAACCCGCAGGCAGTGAAGGGCATGAAGGAGGTGTTGGGCATTGCGTTGAGATGCATCTTACCGGTCTCCGAAAGGCCTGGGATCAAGTCTGTGTATGAGGATCTTTCATCAATCTAGCTAGCCGCCATCATTCTGTAGTTTTAGAATTGGATAATACTCATGTTGTTAGCTTGTGCCTGAAACTCTAGTGATTATGTAGGGAAATGCATGCAAGTGTATGGCATCAACTTGATGCCTGCAAGTTCAGATGGTGTGTCTCATTGGTTGCTGTTACCGCATTGTACTTACATACATTGTTCTAATGGAATCTGCTTTTGCAAGCAGATTGGCCAAATTTGGAGGGCAGTCGTCTTCTGAAATCTGCAATTTACCTCAACTTTCACTGAGATGTGATACTATTGTCAAGTGTGCTGATCAATAAATCACTCTCATAGCTTCTTATATGTCTGCAGTTCACCCAGCAACCTGCACAAATGTGACAGCAGTGCTTATCAattctagaaaactagaacaagcAAACACACAGTTTATTTATTTTCTACCGAGtggaaaaaagacaaatttcttttAAAGGGGATGAAAATGCACAAACAGGAGTCACAATCTGAGCCAGGCTTGCTTAGGCTTGGATGTTTCTTCACTCGATTGCAATGAAACCATTTGCATACGAAGAGGAAAGACTCACGCCTAAAGGTGCAATGAAGAATGTTACCCTCCAATCACAGCCTATGCATCGTTCAGATTCAGTACAAAAGCAACCATCATGTATAACACACTACATAAGGATACCAATTGGTATAAACTATTACAGAAGGCATAATTTATAGGGCCGCGCCCTAATCTGTCCTCTGCAGTTTACTTCAAAACTACCACTGAAATGTGAATATTGATACTGCTGCCAAGTGTGCTGATCAATACATCACTGTCATAGATCCATGTAGCAACCTCCACATTGATGTGACAGCGGTGCATATCAATTCTAAAATGCTAAACAGTTACTGGACAGCTTCTTTTTTATTTGAGTGCAAGAAAAAAGAAATTTTCTTTTAGAGGGAATGAAAAGGCACAAGTAGGAGTCACAACCTGCGGCCAGCTTGCTTAGGCCTTGGATGTTTCTTCACTCGATTGCAGTGAACCATTTCCAGACGAACAGGAAAGACTCACGCCTAAGATGCAATGAAAAATGTAACCCTCCAAACAGGCTGTGCATTGTTTAGATTCAATCAAAACCAAAAATAATGCATAACATCCTAGATAAGGGTACCAAATGGCATAACCACTATTCCAAGAGAAACACGTCTTTTTTCAGCACAGATCTCCAAGGTGTTACATAGCATAGCATAAAGTGAGTTATATTCTATTGCATAGAGAGATTACGGCAATAATAGCTATTGTATCAGTTGGCTTTATCTTGCTTCCCCTGCAGGTTCTAAAACGCACCAATGGCACACAAAGACTATGAAAACAGTCAAAATACAACTTCACTACACTAAATAACAGCTCAAGCATAGTCATTTGGCTACTCAGTTCTACGGGCAAAAAAAGCAGCGGCAAACTCCACGGTCCTCTAGTCGAGATCTTTGCTAGCATCAGCAGAAGCCTTCCCACGAACACACTATTACAACGGAAAACAGTTGAATGTTACTACTATTCTGCCACTCCAAATACCCGCTTGGCCTAGTCATCTGTCAGCTCCTCGAATCTATATCTTTGCCAGTATCAGCAGAAGCCCTCCCAGTCCTCCCACAAGGCAAACAGCGGCACCCACTTTTACAACCTTCTTTACCTCCTCCACCTGCTCCATGGTGGATCTTCCCAATTCAAGAAACTGCCTTCAAAAATAGACAAAGAGAGATACGTATGTTTGGGTCAACACAAGTTATTAAAAATGACAAAAATAAATTTCTTGTTATACCAAATAAGAAAAAGGTTGTTGATCCTTTACCTGAAAGCAATTTCATAGACATCAACTTCCTTACGTAACATTTCAACTAGTTCACCACCCAAACGAGTGTTAGCCTCCAGAATGGCACAATCTTTGTTAATATCAACAGCCATATTTTCTGCTTTGGTTAAATCTTCTTTCATGTCAAGTAGTTTGGCAAGAAAATCTTGCATATTACGTGTTTTCTCATAATCAGCTCGCATATTTTTTAGTTTTGCAATAAGTTCCCTAATGTCATCAAgccgtttgctaagcaaaacacgAGCAACTGTACCGTCATGGTTCAGTTTCCGTAACTTCTCCATATGCTCATCAATATTCTTTCTCATGGCTTGCAATGACTTCCTACGATCTATGAGATCCTTCATTTTATCCAGCAACGGCATTGTACTGTCAGTCATGGTACTTGGAACAGTTTTGCAGCAGTGTGGTTCAACCTACAGTTTAATCAACTTCAGTAAAGCAAAAACAGTAGATGGTACATCAATGTGAAATGTAAACCACTAAAACCAAGTTAACACaagcaacaacactttaatcagtaTTAACTTCATATTTCTGATTTAACAGGAAACCAGACAACTAGAATTGGATTAAAGTGATTAATCAGGTATAAGTAATTCTCTAGTTGGCCTAGAAAGGCTCAGTACAAACGAGAGTAGCGCCAATGAATCCAGCGAACATGATGTGGCCATGTGGGCAATGTCAGTTGAACTGTTTAATCGATCATATCGCACTGTGCTGTAAACTGGCACGACATGTTTGCAGAGTGCTCTCGCTGAATTACGCTACTCTAGTTGAAGCACAATCACAGAGTTCAGGAAAGGGATCAGCAATTCTAAAGGTACAAACTTGCCAAATGCGGCAAAAGTTCAAGAGTTCTCGACCGTGTGTTATGGTCCAGTGGACCAGTGCAGGCATCAGGAAGGGACTCAGAGTCCAAACCGACAAATGTTCCACCCTTCTAATGGTTGATTGAATCAAGAActtgaaataaaagcaagaagATCAAATCTTCCACCCCCAATTCCTTCTAACCCGCCGAGCTCGGGAAAAGGATCAGCAATTTCGTTGGATTCAGCAGGGTCGGAAACCCCCTTCTCAGGCTCACTAACGAAGATTATACCTTTGGAGTTGGAGGAGCCTTCCTTGGAGTAACCTCCCTCATACGGGGAGGCGGCAGGGGCGCACCGGGCGCTTCGGGGAggctggcggcggccgcggcggcggcctggaGGGAGAAGCGAAGTTAGTGCGCCCAATCGAGGGGAGGGTTTAAGCAAAATCAAGCAGCGAAACTACCCCCATCTTACCTTGGAGTACGGCGCGGGGAGCAGAGAGCGCATCATCGGAGAGGTCCGCGCTGCCGCGGGCTGGCGGAGCAGGAGGCGGAGGGCCGCGGCCATGATCGCCGCTGCGCTGAGGCGCCGACCGCCGAGGGTTTGCGTGGCGTCCGTTTCAGGCACAGTGTACCCAAGTCCTTATTGGTCGATTCCTCTCAAGAGTTGAGTTGGAATAGAATTGCCAAATCGATTTTCCTCGCGAGGATTTCACAAATTCAGGGTGTTTTAGGGGTTTTGGTAATAAGGGCAAAACCCTAGCAGAACCTCCAAAAGCATCTCTAGCTCTTCTCCCATGAAAATTCGAAAGATGCATCACTACTTATACATACTTTGATGAGAGACAAAGAGCAATGAGGTGCATATGCCCCCTTTATCTTAAATGTatttaaaatgtattttaaaAAGTTTAAAAGTTCCATAACAAATGTTGCATAGACATCATCACAACTTATGTGTGCATCATGTCGCGGAAATTTGACTATTTGTGTGATCTGCATAAAGAGATAATTTCGGTTGTAAAACAAGGGTTTGCATgagatttttcttttttgtatttttaacgcATAGCACAATAGTTTGGATTTTTCGCGAAAATTTAAATGCGCATATAGAATGTCGATATGTACCTAGAGCTGACGGGCGGGGaatgtttttatattttttttcatattttgaaaTTTAGTTTTTGGGCGAAGGAAACATATGCTCTCAGATTTGAGTGAAGTTGAGATGCATTTTTCGTCAAAGATGAATTTCTTGGACCTGAGATTAAAAGCGAATTTTCGCTAAAATAAAGGTGAGTGATGTTGTAACTCCCgaatgcatatgctcccttttaaTTTGAAATGCATCTCTTATacattttgaattcaaaaaattccaaatgaaaatccaTGTGTACATCTTCATCATACTACATGCGTACAAAGTGTTTCCATGAAAAAAACAGATTATCTTTTGGGCTGtacaaaaagacaaaatttggtgctaaaaataaggttGCGTTTGGCAACACCTTTTTTTGAAGTATTCTAAGATTACTTTTGTTTCTGAAAATACCATGGTATTGAATACTTTGAGGCGTTTGGTTTcagcaaaaaaaaatagttttatatacttcgtCTTTTCACAAAACTGCACAAAACTAATTTTGCAGTATAGACACCTCTTTTTCAGGAACTGAAGTATTGGTTGCCTATACAGAAAATATTGCAGTTTTACACTACTTTGGTTTTATAAAAACTTTGATGCCAAACTGGCTCAAAGACTTTTTGTGAGACTTGTTTTGTATttttcaacaacaaaaaaacatcGGTTTTTGGTGAAACTTATGAACACACATAATTTGTCTAAAGGTTTCAGGGTGTTTTACGGgttgtttctaaaaaaaagagGTGTCTTAcgggttttggtagtaagggaaaaaccctAGCACAACCTCTAAAAGCATCTCTagctctctcccccccccccacacatgaAAATTAGAAAAGATGCATCTCTACTTATACATACTTTGATGCGAGACAAAGAGCAAGGGggaatttttttttcatattttgaaatttatttttCGGGCGAAGGAAATATATGCTCTCAGATGTGAGTGATGTTGACATACATGCATTTTTCGTCAAAGATGCATTTCTCAGACCTGAGACTAAAAGAGAATTTCCGCTAAAATAGAGGTAAGTGatgttgtagctctcggatgtATATGctcccctttattttgaaatgcatctttgaTATATTTTGAATATCAAAAAATCCAAATGAAAAATTCatgtgtacatcttcacatgctacatgcgcacaaagtctttccatgaaaaattGAATCATCCTTTGGGTTGTGCAAAAAGAcaaaaatttggtgctaaaaatatGGTTGCGTTTGGCAACAATGTTTTTTTTTGTGTTCTAAGatactttggtttttgaaaatggTATTGAATGCTTTGAGGTGTTTGGTTTCAGAAAAAAAATACGCGGTCAGCGAGGAATGAATTCAAAAACCCATACTTGAAGCAGTATTGCACTTGGGACTACAGTTTTCTATACTTCGTTTAGTTTTGTTCAGTATAGAAAAAAGAAGTCTTCACCTCTTTTTCCAAATGTGAAGTGTCTATTGTCTAGATAGAAAATACTACAATTTTACAATACTTCGGTTTTAGAAAAATTTAGATACCCAACTGGCTCCAAAGTTTTTTGTGAGACCTTTTTTTTTTACATTAACCACAAAAAAATCGATTTTTGGTGAAACTGTATGAAGTATGAACACATATAGCTTGTCTATATGGACATGCGAAAGAATTTGTTGATACTTTTTTAGCAATTAAAATTTCTTATTTAGGTGGAAGGAACATATGCACGCAAGAGCTGAATTTGAATTTCTTCTAATATAGCAACTACTTGGTATAGTCATATATACTATTTAGCACCAAGGGTGGATAGTTTCTAATTTTGTACCCAGAGTTTTCTCACGTTGTTACATTGTTGCATTCATTATATTGACTCATACCACAAAATTTGACATAAAAAAGCACAATATGTGAACCATAATGGAGCAGTAACCACACAAAAAAGTGTTACTTTTTATTTTTGTACATCAGTAAACAAAAATTTCATGCCATGTCTATATTTTGTTTTGAGGAATGATAAACTTACCTGTCATAAAAATCATGTGCAGCTAGAAAAAACATGGGATGTAGAGTAACTATTCTTTCCTGTAGATGCTAATTAGCGCATCCCTTGTTATGTATGAATATATGAATGTGAAAAAGTTTAACATGATCGAGTTCAAAAATTATATGTCaatacttttgtacttacacCCATGAGTGTGATTCTTTCCTTCATCATCCGTCTTGCTTTGAGATTTAGATAAAAGGAGAGGTGAGAGCGAGCTAATTTTCCATCTACCAGGACGAGCGTAAATCTCGAGGAATAAATCGACGATGACGaatacacccacacccatgcgtgtgtACAAAATCCATTCTCATTTTCTATATGTAACCTTTTTAAATAGTAGTGACATATTGTTGGACCCACCAT includes these proteins:
- the LOC124679315 gene encoding uncharacterized protein LOC124679315 isoform X1 is translated as MREVTPRKAPPTPKVEPHCCKTVPSTMTDSTMPLLDKMKDLIDRRKSLQAMRKNIDEHMEKLRKLNHDGTVARVLLSKRLDDIRELIAKLKNMRADYEKTRNMQDFLAKLLDMKEDLTKAENMAVDINKDCAILEANTRLGGELVEMLRKEVDVYEIAFRQFLELGRSTMEQVEEVKKVVKVGAAVCLVGGLGGLLLILAKI
- the LOC124679315 gene encoding uncharacterized protein LOC124679315 isoform X2 — its product is MREVTPRKAPPTPKVEPHCCKTVPSTMTDSTMPLLDKMKDLIDRRKSLQAMRKNIDEHMEKLRKLNHDGTVARVLLSKRLDDIRELIAKLKNMRADYEKTRNMQDFLAKLLDMKEDLTKAENMAVDINKDCAILEANTRLGGELVEMLRKEVDVYEIAFSFLNWEDPPWSRWRR